In a single window of the Cydia pomonella isolate Wapato2018A chromosome 2, ilCydPomo1, whole genome shotgun sequence genome:
- the LOC133534171 gene encoding LOW QUALITY PROTEIN: uncharacterized protein LOC133534171 (The sequence of the model RefSeq protein was modified relative to this genomic sequence to represent the inferred CDS: substituted 1 base at 1 genomic stop codon), which yields MPPKTKKAASTEPSTDDEQNGGDGEICEESAVTTAMADMTMFSTQNVQNIIETLQRSQTEALKELLQSVSSRTTSCTAQGQETLTGCKTTFSGQPQESVEAFIDAVDAYSECAQVSDTNVLRGLAYLLKENAATWWQGVKQQITSWQQAKENLISAYGDRRPPHRIYIEIFSSPQQTENTDVFVAXIRSLFARLPEGDISEKAQLDMTYGLLSSRIRKRLRREDVASFKELLRRARSVEDSFDEGERKQTPPQAANRAVTSNQRAPPASTTTARTGTSHASGAPAATAPPRAPQSSALAQPRTPPTPTQPAVAQGPGTGITTTVADASVKKQRPVCAYCRRFGHSKDQCRKLMNSGESTSNNNTANSANVRPISETSDISFYSVDFNSCNVASKNRTQNAYFSMSDTCSNLSLMVHSNKVENGTTHHCYDYDGPRSNMIPACTTTATTGEKCLHSIVPKAVKNITCATNSLQTTNPHSCNEQFRCRGPLSSITVPTCSSNYSVISSEDARKRSMTDSREQNELYLTNGRNSILCVNNNNRPCNNNEYSPFASKCINPSNSGDVTEVDTFFGADCGKISDDELIYLYMTYVDGDCETVGRTTRPIFNIEILGVKGTGLVDTGAKRCVAGHTLYAILLRRNHPLRTITRNIKLADGVSRAMEVLVTVLEVRLEQEIVKIPFLIFPYATNNETLLGIDFLTAAGVDIDFLELVWCFSRNHTVQYKLCFEPTSPSVTCATTNVLRDDEGSHLTPAERQALAGVLTRHAHVFTPGGAPTPYAEHRIETGEHPPIAVPAYRLNPAKKELMKKEIDKMLKDDVIEECESAWSSPALMVPKANGEIRFCVDYRRLNAITKSDTYPMPRIDDLLQNTKRDCYMSTLDLRSSYWQVMLREADRDKSSFVCPLGTFRFKRMPFGLKNAPATFQRLIDRLRSCSALKDVTVLAYLDDLLVISEGYQRHLQDLEAVFKRLAEFNLHVNREKCAFARENVKYLGHVITQQGVSTDPDKVSAVLEMKEPGTLKHLRTFLQTCSWFRKFIPNFSKVSEPLTRLTRKNQVWIWGSEQTQAFLELKRLLTTAPILVQADFSRPFILRTDSSNYALGAVLLQGDGNEERPIEYASRLLNAAERNYSTTEREALAVVWAVERFRPYLDGQPVVIGSDHQPLRWLLSLKSPAGRLVRWALRLQAFDIRFEYTPGKANVVADTLSRPVCSGDSREDCGVCSVVVDLPTKNPAELRREQLADPEVEKIVKEVEGSNEVASRRWTERGYLMEQGVLYRYNPDSDSETPQLVIPINLRAEILKECHDSPVAGHPGVDRTYQKIAQLYYFTGMRRIITDYVKACIHCQRYKAINTKPPGLLQTPLMNQRNEVLAMDLFGPLPPGDQGERWIFLVEDTATRWTELYALKDATAEACAVILVEEYFMRFGLPRRVISDNGVQFISAVMRQCMAALGLKQNLAPLYHPEANPAERKNRDMKPMLAQLVEEDHTSWPRKLPVIRFALNSARCRTTGKSPAYLTFGREMRSPTEVIHDLRAILGKDNFVPQITPYLQSFLNSLSGIRERVEIQQDKAKEYADASRRPSEEFEVGDLVLLKSHLLSNTSKDVTAKFLPRRDGPYVITEKVSPTTYTIASTDQPDISFGRYHTQDLTRYRGNDGDTPRPVVPKRNRGRPPNTDRNDRVLVQERGRSPGLEGEHIENCVDDTNGQTSTAFKLPARASRGQLPARYTE from the coding sequence ATGCCGCCGAAAACGAAAAAAGCGGCTAGTACAGAGCCCAGCACCGACGACGAGCAAAATGGCGGTGATGGTGAGATCTGCGAAGAAAGCGCGGTAACTACGGCAATGGCCGATATGACTATGTTTTCGACTCAAAATGTGCAAAACATCATAGAGACGCTACAGCGATCGCAGACCGAAGCTCTGAAAGAATTATTACAGTCAGTATCGTCGCGTACTACGTCGTGTACAGCTCAAGGTCAAGAAACGTTAACGGGCTGCAAGACTACGTTCTCTGGTCAGCCGCAGGAGTCAGTGGAAGCATTTATTGACGCAGTAGACGCCTACAGTGAATGCGCACAGGTTTCTGATACAAATGTCTTGCGCGGTCTGGCATACCTTCTAAAAGAAAACGCGGCGACTTGGTGGCAGGGCGTGAAGCAGCAAATTACGTCATGGCAGCAGGCTAAAGAGAACCTTATAAGTGCTTACGGCGATCGCCGCCCGCCCCATCGCATATACATAGAAATATTTTCATCGCCACAGCAAACGGAAAACACCGACGTGTTTGTGGCGTGAATACGTTCCCTTTTCGCGCGGCTTCCCGAGGGAGATATTTCCGAAAAGGCGCAACTCGACATGACTTATGGACTCCTGAGCAGCAGGATAAGGAAGAGGCTACGGAGGGAGGACGTCGCAAGCTTTAAAGAGCTACTCCGCCGTGCACGAAGCGTGGAGGATTCCTTCGACGAGGGGGAGAGGAAACAAACACCGCCGCAGGCTGCAAACCGCGCGGTGACCTCGAACCAACGCGCGCCTCCTGCTTCGACAACCACGGCGCGTACGGGTACATCGCACGCCAGCGGCGCGCCAGCCGCGACCGCGCCGCCCCGGGCGCCGCAATCGTCCGCGCTCGCGCAGCCGCGCACGCCGCCGACGCCGACTCAACCGGCGGTCGCGCAAGGTCCCGGCACCGGTATCACCACCACCGTCGCTGACGCGTCTGTGAAGAAGCAGCGACCCGTTTGTGCGTACTGCCGAAGGTTCGGACACTCCAAAGACCAGTGCCGTAAGCTTATGAACTCAGGTGAGTCCACGTCTAATAATAACACTGCAAATAGTGCAAATGTGCGACCTATAAGTGAAACAAGTGATATTAGCTTTTATAGTGTCGATTTCAACTCGTGCAATGTCGCGTCTAAAAATAGAACACAAAATGCCTATTTTTCTATGAGTGACACATGCAGCAATTTGAGCCTTATGGTGCATAGTAATAAAGTCGAAAATGGCACTACTCATCATTGTTATGATTACGATGGACCTCGTAGCAATATGATTCCTGCATGTACCACCACAGCTACTACAGGCGAGAAATGTTTGCATTCAATTGTACCTAAAGCCGTTAAAAATATTACGTGTGCTACCAATTCTTTGCAAACGACTAACCCTCATTCATGTAACGAACAATTTCGCTGCCGCGGACCGCTTAGTTCTATTACAGTTCCGACGTGTTCTAGTAATTATTCAGTAATTTCAAGCGAAGACGCGCGAAAACGTTCGATGACGGATAGTCGTGAACAAAACGAGCTTTATTTAACAAACGGTCGTAACTCAATTTTGtgcgtaaataataataatcgtccctgtaataataatgaatacTCACCGTTTGCGTCAAAGTGTATTAACCCTTCAAATAGCGGGGATGTTACGGAAGTAGACACGTTTTTTGGCGCGGACTGTGGTAAGATTTCCGACGATGAGTTGATATACCTGTATATGACTTACGTTGATGGGGATTGCGAGACGGTGGGTCGAACGACAAGACCGATTTTTAATATAGAGATTTTAGGCGTGAAGGGCACTGGTTTGGTAGACACGGGTGCAAAGCGGTGCGTCGCGGGCCACACGCTCTATGCTATACTCTTGCGTCGAAACCACCCGCTCCGCACGATAACGCGCAACATTAAGTTGGCCGATGGGGTGTCGCGTGCGATGGAAGTACTAGTTACCGTATTAGAGGTGCGATTAGAACAGGAAATTGTTAAGATTCCATTCCTAATATTCCCTTACGCGACTAACAATGAAACGTTGCTAGGCATTGATTTTCTTACTGCTGCTGGGGTAGATATTGATTTCCTCGAGTTAGTATGGTGTTTCAGTAGGAACCACACGGTTCAGTATAAACTATGTTTCGAGCCTACTTCGCCCAGTGTAACCTGTGCTACCACAAACGTTCTTCGGGATGACGAGGGAAGTCATCTTACACCAGCTGAGCGTCAGGCGCTTGCTGGCGTCCTTACTAGGCACGCACACGTCTTCACACCAGGGGGAGCTCCAACCCCTTATGCTGAGCATCGGATAGAAACAGGTGAGCACCCTCCTATAGCAGTACCAGCTTATCGACTCAATCCAGCCAAGAAAGAGCTGATGAAGAAGGAGATTGATAAGATGTTAAAAGACGACGTTATTGAAGAATGCGAGTCAGCTTGGAGTTCACCAGCTCTGATGGTGCCGAAGGCTAACGGTGAGATTCGTTTCTGCGTGGACTACCGTCGTTTGAATGCAATTACCAAGTCCGATACTTACCCGATGCCACGCATCGATGACTTGCTGCAGAATACGAAGCGAGATTGCTACATGAGCACCCTTGACCTTCGTTCATCGTACTGGCAGGTAATGTTAAGGGAGGCGGACAGGGATAAAAGCTCATTTGTGTGTCCTTTAGGCACCTTCCGCTTTAAGCGTATGCCGTTTGGCCTGAAGAATGCTCCAGCGACGTTCCAACGGCTGATCGACCGCCTACGTTCCTGCTCAGCATTAAAAGATGTAACTGTCTTAGCTTACTTAGACGACCTTCTGGTGATTTCAGAAGGTTATCAACGTCACTTACAAGACCTCGAAGCAGTTTTCAAACGCTTGGCCGAGTTCAACCTCCATGTCAATAGGGAGAAGTGCGCGTTCGCACGTGAAAACGTCAAGTACCTCGGCCACGTCATAACGCAACAAGGCGTTTCCACCGACCCAGATAAGGTGAGTGCTGTACTCGAGATGAAGGAACCAGGTACCTTGAAGCACCTGCGAACCTTTCTACAAACGTGCTCGTGGTTTAGGAAGTTTATACCAAACTTCTCGAAGGTTTCTGAACCACTGACACGCTTAACTAGGAAAAATCAAGTTTGGATCTGGGGATCTGAGCAGACCCAAGCATTCCTTGAGCTGAAGCGTCTTCTGACCACAGCTCCAATTCTGGTGCAAGCCGATTTCAGTCGTCCCTTTATTCTTCGGACAGATTCGAGTAATTACGCCCTAGGAGCGGTCTTATTGCAAGGGGACGGAAACGAAGAAAGGCCGATAGAATACGCCAGCCGACTTCTCAACGCAGCGGAGCGTAATTACTCTACAACGGAACGGGAAGCTCTCGCTGTGGTATGGGCGGTAGAGCGTTTCCGACCTTATCTTGACGGCCAGCCAGTCGTCATTGGCAGTGACCACCAGCCCCTCCGTTGGCTGCTGTCACTGAAGTCACCAGCAGGCAGGTTAGTACGTTGGGCCCTTAGACTCCAGGCCTTTGATATTCGTTTTGAATACACTCCCGGGAAGGCGAACGTGGTAGCCGACACGCTGAGTAGACCAGTCTGCTCCGGAGACTCTCGTGAGGACTGCGGAGTCTGCTCGGTTGTGGTTGACCTACCAACGAAAAACCCAGCAGAGTTGAGGCGCGAACAGCTCGCTGACCCCGAAGTGGAGAAGATTGTCAAAGAAGTCGAGGGTTCTAACGAGGTGGCATCTCGGCGATGGACAGAGCGCGGCTACTTGATGGAACAAGGGGTACTATACAGGTACAACCCCGATTCAGATAGCGAGACTCCACAGCTCGTTATACCCATTAATCTCAGAGCAGAGATTCTGAAGGAGTGCCACGACTCGCCGGTAGCCGGACACCCTGGCGTCGATCGTACGTACCAGAAGATTGCCCAGCTGTACTACTTTACAGGTATGCGGAGAATAATCACTGATTATGTCAAAGCCTGCATACACTGTCAACGCTACAAAGCCATAAATACCAAGCCTCCAGGTCTTCTGCAAACACCGCTCATGAACCAGCGCAATGAAGTGCTGGCCATGGATTTATTCGGTCCATTGCCACCAGGAGACCAGGGGGAGAGGTGGATTTTCCTTGTCGAGGACACTGCTACCCGGTGGACAGAGCTATACGCACTTAAGGACGCCACCGCGGAAGCCTGTGCGGTGATTCTCGTCGAGGAGTATTTTATGCGTTTTGGTCTACCTCGTCGAGTCATTTCGGACAATGGTGTTCAATTCATATCCGCAGTTATGCGTCAGTGCATGGCAGCTCTAGGGCTAAAACAGAATCTTGCCCCGTTATATCACCCAGAAGCTAACCCTGCGGAACGCAAGAACCGAGACATGAAACCGATGTTGGCACAGCTCGTGGAAGAAGACCACACTTCTTGGCCACGAAAATTACCGGTGATTCGGTTCGCCTTGAATAGTGCAAGATGCCGCACTACAGGGAAATCACCTGCTTATTTGACTTTCGGCAGGGAAATGCGGTCACCCACAGAGGTCATCCATGACCTTCGTGCTATCTTGGGTAAAGATAACTTTGTCCCACAGATAACTCCGTATCTCCAATCGTTTTTAAACTCGTTATCAGGGATTCGGGAACGTGTGGAGATCCAACAAGATAAAGCGAAGGAGTATGCCGATGCGTCGCGCCGACCTTCAGAGGAATTTGAGGTAGGTGACTTGGTCCTCCTTAAGTCGCATCTGCTCAGTAACACGTCCAAGGATGTAACTGCAAAGTTTCTCCCACGTCGCGATGGACCGTACGTCATAACAGAGAAGGTTAGCCCTACAACGTATACAATCGCTAGCACCGACCAACCTGATATTTCTTTCGGAAGATACCACACTCAGGACCTTACTCGTTACCGAGGTAACGACGGCGATACCCCAAGACCTGTTGTTCCTAAGAGGAATCGTGGACGTCCACCTAATACTGATAGGAATGATAGGGTACTAGTCCAGGAGCGGGGGCGTTCTCCAGGACTAGAGGGGGAGCATATAGAAAACTGCGTAGATGACACCAACGGTCAAACGTCTACCGCGTTCAAATTACCCGCGCGCGCCTCTCGCGGACAACTCCCGGCGCGCTACACGGAGTAG